The Castor canadensis chromosome 8, mCasCan1.hap1v2, whole genome shotgun sequence genome contains a region encoding:
- the LOC109680232 gene encoding prolactin-like: protein MDSKQSSWKGSLLLLLVLNLLLCKNVAASPACAGGAANCRLSLQDLFTRAVALSDNIYKVAEDTFRDFQKKYATGQEFISRAINSCHTSVIPTPADKDQALNTKSGTLLNAVRGLLRSWEDPLQHLTTTERDMKEFPVDMIRRVQEIEYKTHQLREGVEKIIKQVEPGVVNDDIFAAWSELSSLQKGDKNSRLVGFYNLFHCLRRDTNKVDNFLKILKCKIVHEGSC from the exons ATGGACAGCAAGCAGTCATCATGGAAAG GATCactcctgctgctgctggtgtTAAACCTCCTTCTCTGCAAGAATGTGGCTGCCAGCCCTGCCTGTGCAGGTGGGGCTGCGAACTGCCGCTTGAGCCTCCAAGACCTGTTCACCCGTGCAGTCGCCCTGTCTGACAACATCTATAAAGTTGCTGAAGACACATTCAGGGACTTT CAAAAAAAATATGCCACTGGCCAGGAGTTCATTTCCAGGGCCATCAACAGCTGCCACACTTCAGTGATTCCTACTCCAGCAGACAAGGACCAAGCCCTAAATACCAAG TCTGGAACACTTCTGAATGCGGTCCGAGGCTTATTGCGCTCCTGGGAAGACCCTCTGCAGCACCTGACCACCACAGAGAGGGATATGAAAGAATTCCCAGTGGATATGATTAGAAGAGTCCAAGAGATTGAGTATAAAACCCATCAACTTCGAGAGGGCGTGGAGAAGATAATCAAACAG GTTGAACCTGGAGTTGTAAACGATGACATCTTTGCTGCCTGGTCTGAACTTTCATCACTGCAGAAGGGTGACAAAAACTCTCGCCTTGTTGGATTTTATAACCTGTTTCACTGCCTACGCAGGGATACAAATAAGGTTGACAACTTCCTCAAGATCCTGAAGTGCAAAATTGTCCATGAAGGCAGCTGCTAA